GGATCGGTTCGAGCCGCTTGACCTCGGCAACGACGTTGTCCGCCCCGTCTGGTGGGGTGATGGAGCCGCCGCTGAGATACCCGAGCGAGGTTCCCTGCTGCACGAGCGGTGAAGAATTGACCTGCGGCGAGGTGATAACTTCCTCTGCGGACGGGAGCGACACATCCAACCTCGCGCCGTTGACCTGCATCTCGACGTTCGTGATCTCGGGGAAGGACTTGAGCGTCTGCTCGAGCTGCAAGCGCATGTGCGAAAGCGCGCTCGCCGAGGTGCTCGAGACGGCGTCGGAGAAATTGACGACCGCCGTTGCACCATTGACCCGAACTTGCGAGATGAGCTCGGCCTCGGCGGGGAACGCGGAAGTCACGGCCTGCCCCGGAAGCATCCATTGCGCGGGGCCCGACAGCAGTTCCTCGACCGCGCGCGTGGCCGCTCGATTGTCGTCCGGGAACCAGCGCAGATCGGGCGAGGTGTAGCGTTGCAGACCGTCGAAGAACACGAGCGTGCGCGGCTCGAAGAGGTCGGTGAAGGCCTGCTGAATGAGGACGATGCCGTTCGGCGCCTCGGAGATCCGCCACTCGCCGTCGACCTGCGCGAGCGTGAATTCGAGGGTCGCGCTACTCGACTCGAGCGATTCCGCGTACACACCGTGCGCATCCACCTTGCCGTACGTCGGCACGGAGACCACGATGTTCTCTCCGGTGCCCGCCTTCATCGAGGCCTGACCATCGCTTACGAGGATTTGATGGTCCGGATTCCAATTCTCGGCGGCGTTCCCGGTGAGGTACTCTCGCGCAATCGAGTAGTCGTTCTGCGTGCCGGTTCCCGCATCAATGAATCCCTGGACGATCTCCTCCCGCGTAGCCCCCGCATCAGGTCCCGACGGGAAATACCGAATGTCCTGGGGCGCGTCCTCTTCCTGCTGATTTCCCTGTTGCACTGGGCCCGACAAGGGCATCTGTGCGCAGCCCACGAGGACGGCGACGAGCAGCATGCCTAAAAGCGCAGTGAGGGATGCACGGAATCGGTTCACTTGTCATCTCCCGTCGCGGGCATGGCTTGCGCCCCGCCCGCATCATCGGATTCCTTGTGGGTGGCGTTCGTCGGCAATGCCCCGGTCTCCGGGTCCGCCCCGGCAAGGTACTCCCAGTGGTCGTCCTCGCTCATGCCAAGTCCGGGCAGTTCGATCGGCTGTGTCTCAAGACTCTTCTCGTCGAATTTCTCTGGGCGTCGGTCCGCCGCTTCGACGGTGTAGGTCTCGGCGCCCGCGTCATCGGGCACAAGCGGCAGCGGCGAGGAGACGATCGGCTCGTCGACGTGGCGCGGGAGCGTCAGCCGGAAATTGGAGCCAAGCTCGGGCGCCGACCACAGTTCGAGTCGTCCGTTGTGGAGCTGCGCATCCTCTTGCGAAATGGCCAGGCCGAGGCCCGAGCCGCCCATCGTGCGCTTTCGCGAGGGGTCGGCGCGCCAGAAGCGCGAAAACACCTGCGTCTGCTGCTCGTCGGTCATGCCCACGCCGTAGTCGCGTACCGAGATCGCCACGGCGGTGGCGTTGCCATCCACGGAGACAAGGATGGGCTTTCCCTCGCCGTGCTCGATCGCGTTCGCCACCAGGTTGCGAATCACGCGGTTAACGCGACGCTCGTCAAACTCCGCCTCGATGTGCGTCGACGTCGCGCGCAGGATGAGCGCCTCGCCTTGGTCGGCCGCGACCTGGGTCATGCCCTCGATCACGTCCTCCGCGAGGAGCGTGAGGTCGTTGGGCTTGCGCAGGAGCTGGACCGCGCCGGCGTCGTATCTCGAAATCTCGAGGAGGTCGGCGAGCAGCAGCTCGAAGCGCTCGATCTGGTCTTGGAGCAGCTCCGCCGAGCGCGCAACGGTCGGTTCGAGTTCGTCCTTCCGCGCGTACACAATGCCGGCCGCGAGCCTGATCGTCGTGAGCGGGGTGCGCAGCTCGTGCGAGACGTCGGACACGAACCGCTGCTGCACCTGCGAGAGATCCTCGAGCTGCTCGATCTGTCGCTGCAGGTTGTCGGCCATGTCGTTAAACGAGCGGGCCAACGTCCCGATGTCGTCTTGGCCCTGTTCCGGGATGCGCTCTTCAAGGTGTCCGGCCGCGAGCTTCCGCGAGGTCTGTGCCGCGACTCTGATGGGGCGGATCACCGCGCGCATAATCCCGCCGACAATCGCTCCGACCATGAGCACGAGGATCGCCATCGAGATCGTCAGTGTGCGCTGAACGAAGTCGAGCGTGTCCTGCGAGGACTGCATCGAATACACGAGGTAGAGCTCGTACGTGCCGGCGGTCGGCACGGTCACGGTCGACCCGACCACGAGTGCTGGCTCCGGCCGCCCGTCCTCGGAATCCAGGCTCACCGACTGGTAGACCGTGGTCTGCGGATCCGCCTGCAGCGCCGCGCGGATCTCGTCGCTCACGAGATCCTGCGGCACCGTTCCCGAGGCGATGTCCTGCAGTACCGTGTCGGATTCGGCGGAATTGTCGGCGCGGTAGAACGCAAAGCCGCTCGCGTTCGGCGCCTGCGCTAGCGCCGCATCCAACGCCTGGGTGCGCAGCGCCGTAATCGCGAGCTCATCGGTCTCAAGTCCCTGATCGAACGCCGCTTGCGCCGTGTTGACGGCGTGGTCGGCCTCTTGGAGGACCTGGTCAGCGCGGCTCGTATAGAGGTCGCGCGCGATCGTGTTCCCCATGACGACCGCGACGACAACCACCGTCGCGGTCGTGAGTACGACGGCGATGAGGGTCGTGCGGAAAGGCAGCGAGGTGCCCCAGAGATAGCGAATATTCGCGGTAAAACCGCTCGGCCGCCACCATTTCCCCGGCAGCGATTCGCTCTTATTGAGGTCGGCGTCTTCGCTGCTCATACTCGGGGCGAGCGTGATCGACTCGACCTTACTCGCGGGCTCGCGGCGGGCGTCGCGGAATCGCTGCAGCCAAGGTTGTGGCATGCGTTAGGCGGGGGTGTGACCGGCGCGGTAGCCAACGCCTCGCACGGTCGCCACGATTTTCGGCTGGTCCGGGTCAATTTCGACCTTGGCACGCAGGCGCTGCACGTGCACGTTAACGAGGCGCGTGTCAGCCTTGTACTGGTAGCCCCAGACCTGCTCAAGCAGTTCTTCGCGGCTAAATACCTTGTTCGGGGTGGATGCGAGGGTCAGCAGCAGGTCGAATTCAAGCGGCGTGAGGTTGATCGACTCATTGCCGCGAAGGACCTCGTGGGCCGCGACGTTAATAGTGAGGTCGCCGACGCGAATAATCTCGGTGTTCTCCGCGGGCGTCGAGCGCAGGCGCGTCTTGATGCGCGCGATGAGCTCCTTGGGGTTGAACGGCTTCACGATGTAGTCGTCCGCTCCGGCCTCGAGGCCGCGGACGACGTCGGTCGTGTCCGACTTGGCGGTGAGCATGATGATAGGTACACCGGACTCGGCACGGATGCGACCGCAGATCTCGATACCGTCCATGCCGGGCAGCATGACGTCGAGGAGCACGAGGTCCGGGTCAGTCTCGTGGAAGCGGTCCAGCGCCTTCGCCCCATCCGCGCAGAATTCGGGGACGTATCCCTCGGCACCAAGAACGATGCCGATCATCTCGGCCAGGGCAGTGTCGTCGTCAACCACCAGAATCTTTTCGGACACTACCGCTCCTTTTCGTCGTTCGCTTAGCCAATATTGTCGCAGGTGCTTACGACATTCCTCATGCCAGAGTACCCTGTTGCCACATACCCCCGCGTGAGGTTCGCCACCTGCTCAGTCCCATATGCAACGATGATTTGGTGACCGATCAGTACCCGGGCCAGCCCGGACCTCAGCCGCAATATCAGCAACCAAACCCCGGTGGGGCAGCTTCCTGGGATTACGGCCCTTCGGGTTCGCAATATGGCACCTCGGCACCCGGCGGCTGGACGCCCGCCCCGAAGCGAGGCATCATCCCGCTTCGGCCCCTGACCTTCGGCGAGATCTTCGGGTCGACGTTCAAGCTCCTCCGCGTCAACGTCGGCGTCTCCCTCGGCGCCGCGCTCATCGTTCAGGGCATTACGACGCTCGTCTCGGCGGGCCTTCCCGTCATTGTCGCCCTGTGGATGGCGAACCGCATCAGCATGGCTTCGCCGAGCGACGCTGCCCTGTTGTCTTCCGCCATGGTTGGCTGGCTCATCCTGTCCGTCATCCCGGGAATCTTGCTCTCGCTAGTCGGCTCCGCACTCGTGCAGGTGGTGATCGTCCAGGTCGTCGCGAAGAGCGTGCTGAATCAAAAGGCCCGACTCGGCGAGACCTTCAAGACCAGCTGGAGCAGGTTCTGGCCCGTGCTCGGGTACCTGGGGCTCTACTTTGCGGTGATTCTGGTATTCAGCGCGATCTTCGCCCTATTGATTTTCTGGGCCATCTCGCTCGGCACGAATGAGAATTTCGGTGGCATGGCGGCAGTGATCATCCTCGTGATCCTGCTGTCTGTCGGCGTCACTGTGCTTGCAATTTGGGTATTCACGAAGCTGACCTTCGTGATGCCCGCGATTGTGCTCGAAACGAAGGGCCCGATCGAGGCGATCCGACGCTCGTGGACCCTATCGAACGGCTACTTCTGGCGCACTTTCGGAATCATCGTGCTGATGTATCTGATCGTGCAGGTCATGTCGCAGGTCATCAGCGGTGTCTTTAGCCTGTTCACGACCTTTGCTCCTACCTTCTTCATCCCGACCGGCGATGTCGCCACCGGGCAGGAAGCCGGCTTCATTGCGCTTATGCTCGTGTTCCTGTTCATCACAATCCTGTTGTCCGTCCTCGTCGCGGCAATCGGCCAGGTCCTATTGAACGGCAGCGCCGTGATCATGTACACCGACCTCCGGATGCGCAAAGAGGGCCTCAATATTCACCTCCAGAACGCGGTCGAGGAGTACTCGGCTGGCCGCGAGCCCGAGCAGGACCCGTGGCTCGCCCCAGATCTCGGCCCGACGACGGTGCCCGGCACGTTTTCCGCGGGGGCTGGTGCCGGCGCAGGTGCGTACGGCGCGGCAGGGTACGGTGCCGCCGGTTACGGTGCGGGTGGGTACGGTGCGGGTGGGTACGGTGCCGCCGGGTACCCGCAGCAGGGATACCCGCAGACCGTCTATGGCCAAGCCGGTTACCAACAGGGCTCCCCGCAGCCTGGTTACGCACAGCCCGGCCATCAGCAGCCCGGCTACCAGCAGGCCGACCCGCAGCAGGATGCACCTCAGCCGGGATACGCTCAGCCCGGTTACCAGCAGGGCTACCCGCAGCAGGATGCGAGTCAGCAGGGCTACGCGGCTGCGGATTCCTATCCGCAGCCGCAGTCGGATGAGCGTCCCAGCCATCTCCCCGAGCAGCAGGCACCCTGGGTGAGCCAGCCCTGGCCGGAGGAATCGAGCACGCAGCGCGTTGACCCGATCGGGCCGGTCTCGCCGTACGCATCCACCGGCCGCGACGAGACGGCCGGAAGCGGCGACTCACCCGCGTCCGAGGGACAGCCGCAAGACACCGGGCACGACAACCGCACGCGTGACGATCAGACCGACGACGGCGGGGCGAACGGAGGCACCCGGCAGTGATTCCGCCGCTGTCAGTCATGGCAGGCGCATCCTTCGTTCGGGGCGCCGTGCCGCCGCTTGAACCCGACGAAGACACCGCCCGCGAATGGCTCGTCAGGGAGCTCGCGAAGTCCGAATACCAAAACGCGAAGCCGAACCCCATCGACGAGTTCTTCAATCGCATCTGGGAATGGATCGCCTCGCTGTTCAGCACGGATGGTACGGGCGGACTTGGGATCAATCCCGCCTGGATCTTCGTCATTCTGGCGATCGTCTTGGTCGTGATCGCGGTCGTCATTTTCGGCCGCCCCCGGGCGATTGCCCGGCGCCGTGCGGCCAATCAGTCGGTGTTCCTCGAAGATGATGATCGGTCCGTCGCGGAGCTGCGTGCCGCCGCAGACCAGGCGGCCCGCGCATCCGACTGGGGCCTCGCGACGACCGAGCGATTCCGCGCAATCAGCCGCTCGCTGAGCGACCGCACGCTGATCTCGATGCGCCCGGGCACGACGGCGCAAGGCGTCGCGCGCGCCGCGGCTACGCCCTTCCCGGATGAAGCTGGCCCGCTCCGCGACGCCGCGAATGTCTTCGACGAGGTGCGGTATCTCGGTCACACAACGGATGCCTCGGCCTACGAGGTCGTGCGAGATCTCGATCTTCGTCTCGAGAACAAGCGTCCGGCAACCCTCATCCCCGCCGAAACGGTGGCACGATGATGACAGCCACGTCCCACGCCAATGACACTGCCAATGACACTGCCAATGACACGGCCAATGACACGGCCAGCAATGCCGCCCCCGCGACGGCACAAGCAAGCGGCGCGGCCTCAGCGACAGCCCAAGCAGAATCGCTGACCCCGGATGCACGCCAGTGGTGGCGCCGGAGCCAGCGTTGGTTCTGGATCGCCCTCCTCGTCCTGCTTGTCGCCCTCGTCTCGATCGCGACATTCGGCGGCATGGCCGTCAATTCGAACCGTTTTCTCGACCCCACATCGCCGTCCCCGTCGGGTGCGCAGGCCCTCGTCACCGTCCTAGACGAACAGGGCATCGAGTTCACGCATGCGGAGAACAGTGCCGAGCTCGACGCGGCGCTGGCCGCGGACGGCTCGAAAACACTCGTCGTCGAGGATCCCTTTTATGCGCTCCAGGAAGACGACTGGGCCGCACTCCTTGATGTTGGTGCGGATCGCATCGTGGTGCTGTCGGCTTCGTTTCCCTCGATGACGTTGACCGAGCAGGTCGCGCAGCCCGAGGGCAATTTCGAAGTGAAGCTGGATGCGGATGGCGGGGTGATCAATGAGTCCATGCCCGATCGCTTTGAAGCAGGGAGTTGCTCGGCGCCACTCGCCGTGAATGCGCCCGCGATCACAAATCTCGGCGGCCGGGAATTTATGCCAGTCGGCGACGCGGTGGGCTGCTATCAGGTCCGGGACGGCTTCGCGCTCATCATCGGCGAGGCCACGCCTGGCGGGCCCGAAATTGCGGTGCTCGGCGCGCTCTCGAACCTGACGAACGAGAGCATCACCCTCGACGCGAACGCAGCGATGGCGCTCAACCTGCTGGGCACGAACGACCAGGTGGTTTGGTACACCCCGAGCCCAAGTGATTACACCGACGGCGGCCCGACGTTTGGTGACTACATCCCGCAGTGGCTCATGCCGGTGCTGCTCCTGATTTATCTCGCGGGCTTCGCCACGATTCTCTGGCGCGGCCGACGCTTCGGCCCGCTCGTGACCGAGCGTCTGCCAGTAACGGTGCCGGCAAACGAAACCCTCGAGGGCCGCGCCCGCCTCTACGATGCGAGCAACGCGAGGCTGCGGGCGCTCGATTCGATCCGAGTGGGGACCATCTCACGACTCGCCGATCTCACCGGAGTCGGACCCGGCGCATCCACCGAGGAAGTTATCGCCGCAACCGCCGGGCTCGCCGGCGTGCCACGCGAGCACGCCCACCGCGTCTTGCTCTCGGGCGAGCCGCAGACCGACCGCGACCTGGTCGACCTCGCGAACGCCGCCGCGGAGCTCGAGCGACGCGTGCGCGCGACGACCGGCAGACCGAAGCGAAAGCGCAAAGCGCGCGAGTCCTCGGCAACGCAACCCAGCGCATCCACCGGAGCCAGCGCATCCACCGTGCCCGGCGCATCCACCCCGGCGACGACCAACGCGCAGGATGCTACAACGGAGACCGCGACCACGCACACGAACGACACGCAACCAGACGATTCAGGGAATTCAGGAGAACGCGCATGACGAATGAGATTCGAGCCAAACTCGGCCAGGTTCGCGCCGAGGTCGCAAAATCGGTGGTCGGGCAGGATCAGGCCGTCGAGGGCATCGTGATCGCGCTGCTCTCCGGCGGCCACGTACTGCTCGAGGGCGTGCCGGGAACCGCGAAGACCCTGCTGGTGCGGACCATCAGCCAAGTGCTCGAGCTCGACACCAAGCGCGTCCAGTTCACGCCCGACATGATGCCCGGCGACGTGACCGGCTCGCTCGTTTTCAATACCAAGATCGGTGACTTCGAGTTCCGCGACGGTCCGGTATTCACGAACTTGCTGCTCGCGGACGAGATCAACCGCACGCCGCCGAAGACCCAGTCGGCGCTGCTCGAGGCGATGGAGGAACGCCAGGTCTCAGCGGATGGCGTGACCCGGCCGCTGCCAGATCCGTTCATGGTCGCCGCGACGATGAACCCGATCGAATACGAGGGCACCTACACGCTGCCCGAGGCGCAGCTCGACCGATTCCTGCTCAAGCTCGTGCTCGACCTGCCGCCGCGCGACGCCGAAATCGAGGTGCTGCGCCGCCACGCGGGCGGCTTCAACCCGCGGGACCTCCAGTCCGCTGGCGTGCGCAAGGTATTGAACGCGGATGAGCTGCGACGGGCTCAGCGAGAGGCGCACGCGACGCGGATCAGCGGCGATATCGTCGCCTATATCGTCGATCTCGCGCGGGCGACCCGCCAGTCCCCCTCGGTGCGGATGGGCGTGTCACCTCGAGGTGCGACGGCGCTGCTGAACGCCGCCAAGGCAAGCGCCTACCTGTACGGCTACGACGCCGTGACCCCCGATCACGTGCAGCGCATGGTGCTGCCGACCTGGCGCCACCGCCTCGCGCTCGAGCCCGAGGCCGAGATCGAGGGCGTCTCGAGCGACTCGATTCTGCGCTCGATCATGCAGCAGGTGCAGGTGCCCATCTAACTATGGCCATCAGCGGTATCTACGTCGGAGTGCTGCTGGTGGGGATGCTGCCGATCATGCTGTTCGGCACCTCCCCCACCAGCGCATTTGGCACGCTCGGCCTCGTGGTTGCGATCTGGCTCCTCCTCGGCCTCGTCGACTGGGTGCTCGCGGCCCCTGCGCGCAAGGTGTCGATCGAGCGCGAGCTGCCCGATCGAGTCCGACTCGGCGAGACCTTGACCTCCACCCTGTTCGTGACGAACCTCGGCCCGCGCACGCTGCGGGCGGTCATTCGCGACGGCTGGGAGCCGTCCGCCGGGGCTCCAAGGATGCGCGTCAAGCGATTCATTCCCGTCGGCGAGCGGCGCGCGGTACATACGGCCTTGAAGCCGTGGCGCCGCGGCGACCGGCGCAGCGAGTTCGTCGTGATCCGCTCGTGGGGCCCGTTGCACCTCACCGCCCGCCAGGCCGTGTTGAAGGCGCCAGGCCGGGTGCGCATCCTCCCGCCGTTTAATTCGAGGAAGCACCTGCCGTCGCGCATCGCGAGGCTTCGCGAGCTGGATGGGCAGACCACCCTGCAGGTGCGCGGCCAGGGCACCGAATTCGATTCGCTGCGCGACTACGTGCGCGGCGATGACGTGCGCTCGATCGACTGGCGCGCGACGGCACGACAGCAGGAGCTCGTCGTGCGCACCTGGCGACCGGAACGTGATCGCCGCGTGATCATCGTTATCGATTCGGGTCGCACCGCGGCGGCACGCATCGAGGATGAGACGCGGCTCGATACCGCGATCGAGTCGGCCTTGCTGCTCGCGGCGCTGGCGACTCGTGCCGGTGACCGCGTCGAGCTCGTTGCATTCGACCAGCGCGTTCGAGCGCGCGTGCAGGGGTTCTCGGGCTCGGTACTGCTGTCGAAGATCACGGATGCGATGGCAAACGTCGAGCCCGAGCTGATCGAGATGAATTGGCAGGAGGTGCCGCGGCTCGTTCGCGAGGTCACGACGCACCGCGCGCTTGTCGTGCTGCTGACGACCGCAGACAACGCGGGGACCGCGCGAGGGCTTCTCGAGATGCTTCCTTCAATCACGCATCAGCACCTTGTCATGGTCGCGTCGGTGATCGACCCCGAGACGGAGGAACTCGCCGAAGAGCTGTCGGATCGCGACGCGGTGATGCGCGCCGCTGCCGCCGAGCGCGCGATGCTGGATGCGGGGCAGGTTCGCCGCACCATGACGCGACTCGGGGCGGATGCAGTGGCCGCGACGCCGTACGAGCTGCCGCCTCGCGTCGCCGATCGGTACCTCGAGCTGAAGAAGGCCGGGCGGCTATAAGCGCCAGCCGTCATTGCGCCTGTCGAAAGGTGCCTCCGGTCCTTGAGCCTGTCGAAAGGTGCCTCCGGTCCTTGAGCCTGTCGAAAGGTGTTCATAGGCACCTTCGTTCGCCAACGGTCCCACTCGAGTCGTTCATTGTTCGAGTATTCGTTCGACTTTTTCTCAAACTCCCTCTTGCATATTCGAATCTATGTTCGATACTATGGTGTCACGGAAACGAACACCCCTTCGAATCCACGGCCCGCAGCATCGCGACCAGGAGGCACCACTCCAATGTCCGAGAACGAACCGCCCAACACTCCCGACGATTCCCCGCACGAGCCACACCCCGACACCTACACCCACCACCGCGACCGACTCACCGAAGCCACCACAACCTGCACCAGGTCGGAGGAATCAACCACCGCCCGCTCGCGACTGATCCGCGACACCTACAAAACCGCCCAACTCATGCTCGGCCAAGCCGACGCGATCACCCTCCACACCCTCGCCGCCGCCTACCAACTCGCCGACACCCTCGCCACGGCTGACGCGGCGGGCGACCCGGACGGGCACACGTTCCTCCACGACCGCGACCGTCGCTTCGCGTGGCAGCTGCGGTCCCTGATGGGCGAGCTCAGCCTCGTCATACGCGACACCGACACCGCCCTGCGAAACCGTGCCCACGACGCGCACACCCTCGTGACTTGCTACCCCGAGTGGGTCGACGCGATCGCCGAAGCCCGCATCACCCTCCGCCACGCCCGCGAACTGCTCCGCGGCGTGAGCGCCCTCCACCTCAGCGACGCGGTCGCGCTCGCCGAGCGGGCGCTTCGGTATGCCGCGTCGCACGCGGTCCACGAAACCCGCAAATACGTGGACCGGGAAGCCGCGAAGCTCGCGGCCGAGGACTTCGAAGCCGCCCACGCCCGCGAACGCGCCGCACGCTACGTGTCGGTACGCCCGGAAGCATACGGGATGGCGACGCTGTTCGCGTACCTGCCGCTGGAGCAGGCCACCGCGATCCACGAGATCCTCACCCGCCAGGCCCGCGCCCTGCGCGAGGACCAGCAGCGCGACGCGGACGCGGCTCGCGCCACGGGTGCGGACGGTGTCGGTCTCGACAGCGCCGCCCGTGCCGACACCGCCCGTGCCGACACCGCCCGGGCCGACGCCGCCGGGAGCGCCGACGGTGCCGCTACTGCCGACAGTGCCCCTGCTGCCGACAGTGCCCCTGCTGCAAGCGGCGTCACGGGTGACACCGTCGCGCCGGACACGCGCACCACCGCGCAACTCAAGGCCGACATCTTCGCCGAAACCCTGCTCACCGCGACCCCCGAATCGATCCTCACGAGCCCCACCGCGGGCGCGGCGCGAATCACCGCGACCGTGAACATCACCATCCCCGTCCTCACCCTCCTCGAAGGCCGCGTCGATGGCAGCGACCCCGCCCTGCTCGACGGGATCGCGCCGATCGGGTTCGACACCGCCCGGCAGCTCGCCGCGAGCGCGCCTGGGTGGCAGCGGATCCTGACCCACCCAATCACCGGGCATGCGGTATCGGTCGACACGTACACCCCGAGCGCGAGCCTGCGCCGATTCGTGCAGATCCGCGACACGACCTGCCGCCACCCCGGCTGCGCCCGCCCCGCCACGGCGAGCGATCTCGACCACACCATCCCGTACGTCGACGGCGGGGCCACCTCACAGTCGAATCTTGCCGCGCTGTGCCGACCGCACCACGTGCAGAAACATCACGCCGGGTGGGGCGTGCGGCACGTCGGTCGCGGGGTGTTCGAGTTCACCACCCCGCTCGGCCACACCACGGTGACCGAGCCCGCGACCCACGGGCCGCGGTTCCACCCCACCGGGGAACGCGTCGACGGGCCCGCCACGAATTCGGGAAGTGGGCCCGCCGACGAGGCGCCGGCCGGACAGAACGGGAGCGACGACCAGCCCCCGTTCTAGCCGCGGGACCCGCCGCAACCACGGCGAGACTCAAACAACCCCAATCCATCCTCGTTCCTTATCCGTCGCGATTGCTTAGGCGCAGTGCGAACTGCGCCTATTCGTCGCGCCCGCACTAGACGCTAGCGAAACCAAGCAACCAAGCAACCGAGCAACCAAGCAGCCAAGCAGCCAAGCAGCCAATCCTGCACCGCAGAAACGAAGTCCCGTTATTCGGCGTGGACCCGCTGGTAGCCCGCCTCAGACTCGCGCAGGTCGCCATCGTGGCCTGCCCTGTACGCCCGCCGCCCGAGCACGAGTGAGTACGCCAGGTAACTCCCGAGCGCCAACGCACCGATACCGATCTTGATCGCCCACGGCCAGTCCTGCCGCGTCACGAACCCTTCGATGAGCCCCGACAGAAAGAGGAAGATCGTGGTGCCGACCGCGACGATGATGAGCGTTCGGCCCGCATGACCGAGCGCCTCCATACGCGTGCGATTCCCCGGCACAATCAACGACCAGAAGACCGCGAACCCCGCCCCCGCAGCCACGAACACCATCGTGAGCTCGAGCAGGCCGTGCGGTGAGATCCAGAGGAAGAACGCGTCGAGGTGCCCGAAGTAGGCCAGCAATGCTGCAGAAGTTCCAAGGCTCACGGCGTTTTGAATGATCACCATGATCGGCCAGACGCCCGTGATGCCGAACGCGATGCACTGCAACGCGATGAACGCGTTGTTCGTGAATACCCGCGCCGCGAACGCCGACTCCGAATACTCCGAGTAGTAGTTGATGAAGTCTTCCTCGGCGTACTGCTTCAACCCGGCCTCGGTCCCATAGAACGCGAGCAGCTCCGGGTTCGCGGCATGCCACACATACGACAGCACGCCAATCACGATGGTCAAGACCGCCGCGGCAAGCGTCCACCAGCGAACGCGATAGAGCGAAGCGGGCAGCTGCTCGACGAAAAACTCACGCAACACCAAAAGCGGATTGCGCCGAACGCGGGTAAAGCGCATCCGTGCCTGCGACAGCGTGACCGAGAGCGCGGTAGTCTCCGCGGTCTCGCCGTAGGTCGTTCGCAACGCCGAAAGATCGGTCGCGCCCGACTGATAACCGGCGATGAGCTCGTCCGATTCGGCACCGTCGAGCGACCTTTTCCGGGCGAGGTCACGCAGCCGCTCCCACCTACCGTGGTGCGCTGCCGAGTACGCGTCGATATCCATGTGGTGCAATGATGACATGACGACCTTGGCAACAACGGGCAGCACCACTCACGATGACGAAGACGTTGTCATTGGCGAAGGCGTCGCCCTGGGCGTCCCCGCCGCCGGCTTCCTCAGCCGCGCCGGGTCGGCCACGATCGACGTCATCGTGATCATGCTCGGCTACGTGCTCTCCGTCCTCGCCCTCGCCTGGCTACTCGAGATGTACATCCTCGCGACCGGCATCATGATCGAGGATGCGTGGCTCGCCGTCATCCAGGTCATCTGGCTTGTCCTGTGGACAGTGCTCGTGCCGGTCATCGTCGAGACACTCTCGCATGGTCGATCGCTCGGCAAGCTCATCTTCGGGCTACGAATCGTGCGCGACGACGGCGGCGCCATCGGGTTCCGTCACGCGCTCATCCGCGGACTCGTCGGCCTCCTCGAGCTCTATCTCTCGCTAGGCGCCGTCGCGCTCCTCGCGGGTCTTTTCAACCCCCGCGCGAAGCGCCTCGGCGACATGCTCGCTGGCACTTACGCGCAGCTCGAGCGGGTGAAGCGCCCGGCCCCGCACTTTCTCCAGCTGCCACCCATCCTGCAGGGATGGGCCCAAGTCGCCGACGTCTCGAGGCTCCCCGACCGAACCGCACGAC
This DNA window, taken from Gulosibacter molinativorax, encodes the following:
- a CDS encoding DUF4129 domain-containing protein, which produces MIPPLSVMAGASFVRGAVPPLEPDEDTAREWLVRELAKSEYQNAKPNPIDEFFNRIWEWIASLFSTDGTGGLGINPAWIFVILAIVLVVIAVVIFGRPRAIARRRAANQSVFLEDDDRSVAELRAAADQAARASDWGLATTERFRAISRSLSDRTLISMRPGTTAQGVARAAATPFPDEAGPLRDAANVFDEVRYLGHTTDASAYEVVRDLDLRLENKRPATLIPAETVAR
- a CDS encoding DUF4350 domain-containing protein, whose amino-acid sequence is MMTATSHANDTANDTANDTANDTASNAAPATAQASGAASATAQAESLTPDARQWWRRSQRWFWIALLVLLVALVSIATFGGMAVNSNRFLDPTSPSPSGAQALVTVLDEQGIEFTHAENSAELDAALAADGSKTLVVEDPFYALQEDDWAALLDVGADRIVVLSASFPSMTLTEQVAQPEGNFEVKLDADGGVINESMPDRFEAGSCSAPLAVNAPAITNLGGREFMPVGDAVGCYQVRDGFALIIGEATPGGPEIAVLGALSNLTNESITLDANAAMALNLLGTNDQVVWYTPSPSDYTDGGPTFGDYIPQWLMPVLLLIYLAGFATILWRGRRFGPLVTERLPVTVPANETLEGRARLYDASNARLRALDSIRVGTISRLADLTGVGPGASTEEVIAATAGLAGVPREHAHRVLLSGEPQTDRDLVDLANAAAELERRVRATTGRPKRKRKARESSATQPSASTGASASTVPGASTPATTNAQDATTETATTHTNDTQPDDSGNSGERA
- a CDS encoding AAA family ATPase, encoding MTNEIRAKLGQVRAEVAKSVVGQDQAVEGIVIALLSGGHVLLEGVPGTAKTLLVRTISQVLELDTKRVQFTPDMMPGDVTGSLVFNTKIGDFEFRDGPVFTNLLLADEINRTPPKTQSALLEAMEERQVSADGVTRPLPDPFMVAATMNPIEYEGTYTLPEAQLDRFLLKLVLDLPPRDAEIEVLRRHAGGFNPRDLQSAGVRKVLNADELRRAQREAHATRISGDIVAYIVDLARATRQSPSVRMGVSPRGATALLNAAKASAYLYGYDAVTPDHVQRMVLPTWRHRLALEPEAEIEGVSSDSILRSIMQQVQVPI
- a CDS encoding DUF58 domain-containing protein; the protein is MAISGIYVGVLLVGMLPIMLFGTSPTSAFGTLGLVVAIWLLLGLVDWVLAAPARKVSIERELPDRVRLGETLTSTLFVTNLGPRTLRAVIRDGWEPSAGAPRMRVKRFIPVGERRAVHTALKPWRRGDRRSEFVVIRSWGPLHLTARQAVLKAPGRVRILPPFNSRKHLPSRIARLRELDGQTTLQVRGQGTEFDSLRDYVRGDDVRSIDWRATARQQELVVRTWRPERDRRVIIVIDSGRTAAARIEDETRLDTAIESALLLAALATRAGDRVELVAFDQRVRARVQGFSGSVLLSKITDAMANVEPELIEMNWQEVPRLVREVTTHRALVVLLTTADNAGTARGLLEMLPSITHQHLVMVASVIDPETEELAEELSDRDAVMRAAAAERAMLDAGQVRRTMTRLGADAVAATPYELPPRVADRYLELKKAGRL
- a CDS encoding HNH endonuclease signature motif containing protein, with amino-acid sequence MSENEPPNTPDDSPHEPHPDTYTHHRDRLTEATTTCTRSEESTTARSRLIRDTYKTAQLMLGQADAITLHTLAAAYQLADTLATADAAGDPDGHTFLHDRDRRFAWQLRSLMGELSLVIRDTDTALRNRAHDAHTLVTCYPEWVDAIAEARITLRHARELLRGVSALHLSDAVALAERALRYAASHAVHETRKYVDREAAKLAAEDFEAAHARERAARYVSVRPEAYGMATLFAYLPLEQATAIHEILTRQARALREDQQRDADAARATGADGVGLDSAARADTARADTARADAAGSADGAATADSAPAADSAPAASGVTGDTVAPDTRTTAQLKADIFAETLLTATPESILTSPTAGAARITATVNITIPVLTLLEGRVDGSDPALLDGIAPIGFDTARQLAASAPGWQRILTHPITGHAVSVDTYTPSASLRRFVQIRDTTCRHPGCARPATASDLDHTIPYVDGGATSQSNLAALCRPHHVQKHHAGWGVRHVGRGVFEFTTPLGHTTVTEPATHGPRFHPTGERVDGPATNSGSGPADEAPAGQNGSDDQPPF